Genomic DNA from Cytophagales bacterium:
AAAATATGTATTAGCGGTGATGTGCTGTTTCAAAGAAGCATAGGCAGAACAGACCTGCCCGGTGGCGACTATGATACCTTGATCAACAGTATCCATAAAAAAATATTTCCTTTGGGAGATGACATGGTGGTTTATTGCGGTCATGGGCCAAGTACCACTGTTGGGGAAGAAAAAAAATATAACCCGTTTTGTGGTATAGAAAAATAATATGATCAAAAAAAATATCCCCAATTTTTTGACCTGCTGCAACTTGCTTTGCGGATGCGTAGGTATTGTAGCAGCATTTAAATGGAATTTATCTGCTGCAGCGTATTTTATAGGGCTATCTGCCGTTTTTGATTTTCTGGATGGGATAAGTGCGAGAATGCTCAAAGCAGTTTCTAATATCGGAAAACAGTTGGATTCCTTTGCAGACCTGGTATCTTTTGGCTTGTTACCGGCAGTAATATTATACATTATGATTTATCAAAATATATTATCTTCAGCACTTTCACAATTGGATTTGGATAATATCTTCAATTTCCAAACTTTCCCTGCCTTCACCGCATTTCTAATCCCGGTCTTTTCAGCGATCAGGCTGGCAAAATTCAATATTGACACCCGGCAAAGCGACTCATTCATTGGGTTGCCTACACCGGCCAATGCAATTTTGATCGGCTCTTTACCGTTG
This window encodes:
- a CDS encoding CDP-diacylglycerol O-phosphatidyltransferase — protein: MIKKNIPNFLTCCNLLCGCVGIVAAFKWNLSAAAYFIGLSAVFDFLDGISARMLKAVSNIGKQLDSFADLVSFGLLPAVILYIMIYQNILSSALSQLDLDNIFNFQTFPAFTAFLIPVFSAIRLAKFNIDTRQSDSFIGLPTPANAILIGSLPLILANDTFHLSPVILNSYFLIPTIFLLCYLLVSKLPLFSLKFKNISWGQNKIRFIFLFISLVLIIMLTYTAIPLIIFIYIFMSFFKTKKIPQRHKVTKIH